The following is a genomic window from Chryseobacterium sp. StRB126.
TAAAGGATAGGCACCAATCAGCAATGCTAAAATACAGATGATAATAAATAAGGGTTTCCTCATGTCCATTGATTTTTTTTACAAAATTGGGCATAAAGAAAGGCTCAACTGTTCCAAAATGAAAGATGAAACCAATATTATATTACTTATTATCTGATACTTACGATTCCAGAGTGAGATTTTTGCTTTTTATAAAATCTCTGGGAGAACAATTCATATATTTCTTAAAATTCCGGTTAAAAGATGTCTTTGAATTGAAACCACTTTCAAAGGCTAATGACAGAATCGTGTATTTATGATTTTCAGGAAGGCTTGCTATTCTTTTAAACTCTTCAACCCGCTGACGGTTGATATAGTCATAAAAATTTTTGTTCTCCACTGAATTAATTACCTGGGATAATATATTTGGATGAACATCCAGCAATTGCGCCACATAATTCAGGTTAAGGTCAGGATCTTTATACAGTTTTTCTTGCGCCATTCTCGCTATCAGTTTTTCATAAACAGTCTTTATAATATTATCTCCAGGAGAGTTTTTCTGATACTTTACAAATTCATTTCCAACTGTTTTTTCAGCAATAGGCAAATCCAAAATACCAACACGGCTGATGCCAAAATAAGCAGCAACAAGAATAAACAGAACCACCATTGAAAAAATAAGAATATCATTTCTTATGATAACGGCCATCCATATCAACGCAATTCCCGTAATAAGATAGTATGACCAGTTCAGGTTAATCTTTTCGGTATTGGAATATTGATTGGAAATTTTCTGCTTGTATTTTTTGATCGCAAGAAGACTCAGCAATACATACAATACTCCTGAAAAATTCATTAAAACTTTAATCACATCGCTCAATATTTCATATCCTTTTCCTTTGTTTTGATAAACCGTCATTCTATCTTGAGGAGACAGCATCAGAAACTGAAACAGGATCAGATAAATGATCAGAACAGGAGCCCAATTTAATAGCCAGCCCTTTTTACCCGGATTTCTTCCCGTTACATATAAAATATACAAATACAGCATAGGCCCATGAATAAAGGGTAAAAGCAGTTCGTATCCGAGGAGATAAGGATATTTTAAATACCCTTCTGAACGTAATAATATGAAAAAAACAAGATGAACACCGATTATCAAAAACCAGATGGCTAAAAGAAAATCCTGTGTTTTCTTTTTCTGCTTTCCTAGTATCAGTAAAGATGAAAAACAGGCGATAAAAATGCCTGCCCAATACAATATTCCCAGATCAAAATCTGCCATTACCATTATAGGGTTAAAATCAGAGTTTGAATTTATTCATTTTTCTACAGTAAATGACTATTTATTTTCAATAGGTATACCCAATTCCTTTGAAAAATTTAAAAATTTAAAAATATTTTAATCTTCAGATTTTATTTTATGATTTATACTTTGTAATTTTATCTTAGTTTTAAACGTTTGGATTATTGAAGAACCCTTATTCACGCTAAGGCAAAGGATATCGGAATATTAGACATGATTTTAAGCATATTTTAATATTAAACTTTGTTAAAAGTGGAGAGTTTTTCTGCAAAAAGTATATTTTTGCATAATTATTGATTCGATCTATTGATTTCGAAAATAATTTAAACGAAATAAATAATTATAAACCTTTTAAAATTTAAAATTATGTCACAATCGTACGAAGTTATTTTTGAGAACAATAAGAAATGGGTAGAATCTAAGGTTTCAGCAGATCCAAATTTCTTCAAAGAGCTGGCAAAAACTCAACACCCTGACTATCTTTATATAGGATGTTCAGACAGTAGAGCTACAGCTGAAGAACTGATGGGAGCAAAACCAGGAGAAGTTTTTGTTCACAGAAACATCGCAAATGTTGTGAATACTTTAGATATGAGTTCCACCGCAGTTATTCAATATGCTGTAGAACATCTTAAGGTAAAACACATTATCGTATGTGGACATTATAACTGTGGCGGTGTAAAAGCAGCGATGACTCCTCAGGATTTAGGATTATTGAATCCCTGGTTGAGAAATATTCGTGATGTTTACAGATTACACCAGGCAGAACTTGATTCTATCGAAGATGAAGATAAGCGTTATGATAGATTGGTTGAACTGAATGTTCAGGAACAATGTATCAACGTCATCAAAATGGCCTGCGTACAGGAAAGGTATATTCTAGAAGAACAACCTGTTGTACATGGCTGGGTATTTGACCTTAGAACAGGTAAAATTATTGATCTGGAGATTGATTTTGAGAAAATCTTAAAAGACATCCAAAAGATCTACAACCTTACCAGCTCTGATTGGGTAATGAGCAGAAAGACTAAATAGTTTTTCTAAAAAAGAATGTAAAATGAAATTCTGGAGTATTATTGTATTAACGTTTTTTCTGAATTTTACAGCGCTGCCAAGCATTGCTGCGGTGGCAGGCTGGGACATTCTTAGAACGAATATAATAGTAAATGAAGAAGAACCCCACTCTCATCCCTCCTCTTTTATTGTTTACGAAAAGACGCTTCCAAAGCCTTTAGATGTTTTCGACTATCTGAAGTTTTCTGAGCCTGCACCTCAGTCTATGTCTTTCGTACTGGTAGATGATTCCTTTCATCTGTCTCCTTTACTTAGTATATTTTCTCCGCCTCCGGAAGCTTAATTTTAAAGTAGTAGTTAGATTTTTTTATAGTTATTCATGCCTTTTCAGGTAGTGGATAAGCTGTTTATGCTTTAAAATTAATTTTCCAATCTTTTATAATTGATTATTTAAGAATAAATCAATCGGTTATAATATTTTCAAAAATATCATGAAAAAAACATCATTATTAGGAGGAATCAAGGAGAATTTCCCTTCCGGACTCGTTGTATTCTTAGTAGCACTTCCATTGTGCTTAGGAATCGCTTTAGCATCTGGAGCGCCACCATTATCCGGGGTTATTTCCGGAATTGTAGGTGGTCTTGTTGTAGGATTTCTTAGTAATTCAAACATATCGGTTTCCGGACCTGCAGCAGGTCTTACCGCTATTGTATTAACTGCA
Proteins encoded in this region:
- a CDS encoding helix-turn-helix domain-containing protein — its product is MADFDLGILYWAGIFIACFSSLLILGKQKKKTQDFLLAIWFLIIGVHLVFFILLRSEGYLKYPYLLGYELLLPFIHGPMLYLYILYVTGRNPGKKGWLLNWAPVLIIYLILFQFLMLSPQDRMTVYQNKGKGYEILSDVIKVLMNFSGVLYVLLSLLAIKKYKQKISNQYSNTEKINLNWSYYLITGIALIWMAVIIRNDILIFSMVVLFILVAAYFGISRVGILDLPIAEKTVGNEFVKYQKNSPGDNIIKTVYEKLIARMAQEKLYKDPDLNLNYVAQLLDVHPNILSQVINSVENKNFYDYINRQRVEEFKRIASLPENHKYTILSLAFESGFNSKTSFNRNFKKYMNCSPRDFIKSKNLTLES
- a CDS encoding carbonic anhydrase, which produces MSQSYEVIFENNKKWVESKVSADPNFFKELAKTQHPDYLYIGCSDSRATAEELMGAKPGEVFVHRNIANVVNTLDMSSTAVIQYAVEHLKVKHIIVCGHYNCGGVKAAMTPQDLGLLNPWLRNIRDVYRLHQAELDSIEDEDKRYDRLVELNVQEQCINVIKMACVQERYILEEQPVVHGWVFDLRTGKIIDLEIDFEKILKDIQKIYNLTSSDWVMSRKTK